Proteins encoded together in one Oceanobacillus iheyensis HTE831 window:
- the radA gene encoding DNA repair protein RadA — MAKRKTKFVCQECGYESAKWMGKCPACHQWNTMVEEIDPASVKGRTGYATSTTSAGKPEKITAIESKKEPRITTKMREFNRVLGGGIVLGSLVLIGGDPGIGKSTLLLQISAQLAEKDMSVLYVSGEESTRQTKLRADRLDITTDQLYVLSETNLYDISKQVEEVKPSFVVIDSIQTIFKEEVTSAPGSVSQVRECTMELMKIAKSNGIPIFIVGHVTKEGSIAGPRLLEHMVDAVLYFEGERHHTYRILRGVKNRFGSTHEMGIFEMKEEGLREVMNPSEIFLEERSEGAAGSTVVASMEGTRTVLVEIQALISPTSFGNPRRTATGIDHNRVPLLMAVLEKRVGLMLQNQDAYIKVAGGVKLDEPAIDLALAVSIASSFRDQPTNPNDIFVGEVGLTGEIRRVSRIEQRVQEAAKLGFKRVICPKNNLDGWNYPSGIEVIGVSSVQEALDIGLRH, encoded by the coding sequence TTGGCAAAAAGAAAAACAAAATTTGTATGTCAGGAATGTGGGTATGAATCAGCTAAATGGATGGGGAAATGTCCGGCTTGTCATCAATGGAATACCATGGTGGAGGAAATAGATCCAGCCTCAGTAAAAGGTCGGACAGGCTATGCTACTAGTACGACATCTGCAGGTAAGCCTGAAAAAATCACAGCCATTGAATCCAAAAAAGAACCTAGAATCACTACAAAAATGAGAGAGTTCAACAGAGTTCTGGGAGGCGGCATTGTACTAGGCTCACTGGTTTTAATTGGAGGAGATCCGGGTATTGGTAAATCGACACTTTTACTCCAAATATCCGCTCAGTTAGCAGAAAAAGATATGTCAGTACTTTATGTTTCTGGAGAGGAATCTACTCGCCAAACAAAATTACGAGCAGATCGACTCGATATTACAACAGATCAGTTATATGTTTTATCAGAAACAAATTTATATGATATTAGTAAACAGGTGGAAGAAGTAAAACCTTCCTTTGTGGTTATCGATTCGATACAAACCATATTTAAAGAAGAGGTAACGAGCGCTCCAGGAAGTGTTTCTCAAGTACGTGAATGTACAATGGAGCTTATGAAAATAGCAAAATCAAATGGGATACCTATTTTTATTGTTGGACATGTAACGAAAGAAGGTTCCATAGCTGGTCCTCGGTTATTAGAGCATATGGTAGATGCTGTTCTGTATTTTGAAGGCGAGCGACATCACACATATCGTATATTACGAGGAGTAAAGAACCGTTTTGGTAGTACGCATGAAATGGGAATATTTGAGATGAAAGAAGAAGGATTACGAGAAGTTATGAATCCGTCTGAGATATTCCTAGAAGAGCGGTCAGAAGGGGCAGCAGGATCAACAGTTGTGGCATCGATGGAAGGAACAAGAACGGTATTGGTAGAAATACAAGCATTAATTTCTCCTACTAGTTTCGGAAATCCACGTCGTACCGCAACAGGTATAGACCACAATCGTGTACCACTATTAATGGCTGTTTTAGAAAAGCGTGTGGGCTTGATGCTTCAAAATCAAGACGCATATATAAAAGTTGCTGGCGGGGTAAAGTTAGATGAGCCAGCTATTGACCTTGCATTAGCTGTAAGTATCGCATCTAGCTTTCGAGATCAACCAACAAATCCGAATGATATTTTTGTAGGTGAAGTTGGTTTAACTGGTGAAATTAGAAGGGTTTCTCGAATTGAACAGCGTGTACAAGAAGCTGCAAAATTAGGGTTTAAACGCGTAATATGTCCAAAGAACAATTTGGATGGCTGGAATTATCCTAGTGGAATTGAAGTCATCGGTGTATCAAGTGTACAAGAGGCTTTAGATATTGGATTACGTCATTAA
- a CDS encoding PIN/TRAM domain-containing protein, with protein MLKKIVHLFFIILGGTVGYLYIPEIFSLLNVTDPAWLNSPILGMIIGAIIFFILSYLLVDYIVGFLRWVEDALIKIPAMDLFFGSIGLIVGLVIAYFINIPLQDTGIHILSQVLPFFIMITFGYLGFQVGFRRREEFVSLMRANKKDRRRIPEENAAPADKPKAKILDTSVIIDGRIADICQTNFLEGTIVIPQFVLGELQHIADSSDTLKRNRGRRGLDILNRIQKELPIHVEIYEGDFEEIQEVDSKLIKLAKVINGIVVTNDFNLNKVCDFQGVNVLNINDLANAVKPVVLPGEELHVQVIKDGKEQNQGVAYLDDGTMIVVEEGRDYIGKNIEVIITSVLQTSAGRMIFAKPKLLEKAL; from the coding sequence GTGCTTAAAAAGATAGTTCATTTATTCTTTATTATATTAGGTGGTACCGTCGGGTATTTATATATACCGGAAATTTTTAGTTTGTTAAACGTAACAGATCCTGCATGGTTGAATTCGCCGATATTAGGTATGATTATTGGTGCTATTATATTCTTCATACTTTCCTACTTATTGGTAGATTATATTGTAGGTTTCTTACGTTGGGTAGAAGATGCACTTATTAAAATCCCAGCCATGGATTTATTCTTTGGAAGTATAGGTCTAATTGTAGGTTTAGTGATAGCGTATTTTATTAACATTCCGCTTCAAGACACAGGAATTCATATCTTGTCACAGGTGTTACCATTTTTCATTATGATTACCTTTGGATATTTAGGGTTCCAAGTTGGTTTTCGCAGACGTGAAGAATTTGTTAGCTTAATGCGTGCTAACAAAAAAGATCGACGTCGTATTCCAGAAGAAAATGCAGCACCGGCTGATAAACCAAAAGCGAAAATTCTAGATACAAGTGTCATCATAGATGGAAGAATTGCAGACATTTGTCAAACCAATTTCCTTGAAGGAACGATAGTTATTCCGCAATTTGTTTTAGGAGAATTACAGCATATTGCCGATTCATCGGATACTTTAAAACGAAATCGTGGTCGTCGTGGCTTGGATATCTTAAATCGTATTCAAAAGGAATTACCGATTCATGTGGAAATATATGAAGGTGACTTTGAGGAAATCCAAGAGGTTGATAGTAAACTTATTAAATTAGCGAAAGTAATCAATGGTATTGTTGTTACGAATGATTTTAACTTGAATAAGGTTTGCGATTTTCAAGGTGTGAACGTTCTGAACATTAATGACTTAGCAAATGCAGTAAAACCAGTTGTATTACCTGGTGAAGAATTACATGTACAGGTTATTAAAGATGGTAAAGAGCAAAATCAAGGTGTCGCCTATTTAGATGATGGAACGATGATTGTCGTAGAAGAAGGCAGAGACTATATAGGGAAAAATATTGAAGTAATTATAACGAGTGTACTGCAAACTTCTGCGGGTCGAATGATATTTGCAAAACCAAAATTACTTGAAAAAGCCCTCTAA
- the gltX gene encoding glutamate--tRNA ligase: protein MSKEVRVRYAPSPTGHLHIGNARTALFNYLYAKHFDGKFIIRTEDTDDKRNVEGGEESQLKYLKWLGLQWDEGADIGGEYGPYRQTERLDIYQEYLNELFAKNLAYKCYMTEDELEAEREEQRQNGQVPKYSGAHRDLTPEQIEQFEAEGRQPSIRFRVPENTTYTFNDLVRGKITFESSDFGDWVIVKKNGIPTYNFAVAIDDHLMKISDVLRGEEHISNTPKQMMIFDAFGWEAPRYGHMTLILNEERKKLSKRDEHILQFIEQYRNLGYLPEAMFNFISLLGWSPVGEEEMFTQAQLIEIFDPERLSTSAAIFDQHKLKWMNNEYIKAADLDRVIDLALPHLIKAGKLSEDMDDETRQWAENVISLYREQLRYGAEIVELTELFFQKEISYDEEAKEVLNGEQVPEVLQVFTDKLIHLESFDKDAIKAQFKATQKETGHRGKKLFMPIRVATTGQMHGPELPFAIELLGRDIILNRLDKLLKEMGA from the coding sequence ATGAGTAAAGAAGTTCGCGTGCGTTATGCACCAAGTCCAACAGGACATTTACATATTGGGAATGCAAGAACTGCATTATTTAATTATTTATATGCAAAACATTTTGATGGAAAGTTTATTATCCGTACGGAGGATACAGATGATAAAAGAAATGTTGAAGGTGGCGAAGAAAGCCAATTAAAATACTTAAAATGGTTAGGTCTACAATGGGATGAAGGCGCTGATATCGGTGGAGAGTATGGCCCTTATCGTCAAACAGAACGCCTTGATATTTACCAAGAGTATCTTAATGAATTATTTGCAAAAAATTTAGCTTATAAATGTTATATGACAGAAGATGAATTAGAAGCAGAACGGGAAGAGCAACGCCAAAATGGACAAGTTCCCAAATATTCTGGAGCTCACCGTGACTTAACACCTGAGCAGATCGAACAATTCGAAGCTGAAGGTCGTCAACCAAGTATTCGTTTCCGAGTTCCGGAGAATACTACGTATACATTCAATGATTTAGTTCGCGGGAAGATTACATTCGAGTCTAGTGATTTTGGAGACTGGGTTATTGTGAAGAAGAATGGAATTCCAACGTATAATTTTGCTGTAGCGATTGATGATCATTTAATGAAAATCAGTGATGTTTTACGTGGGGAAGAACATATTTCGAATACGCCGAAACAAATGATGATTTTTGATGCGTTTGGATGGGAAGCTCCTCGTTATGGACATATGACACTTATTCTTAACGAAGAACGCAAGAAATTAAGTAAGCGTGATGAACATATTCTTCAATTTATAGAGCAATATCGTAATCTTGGTTATTTACCAGAAGCGATGTTTAATTTTATTAGCTTACTTGGATGGTCTCCGGTTGGGGAAGAAGAGATGTTCACACAGGCACAATTGATTGAGATTTTTGATCCAGAACGTCTATCTACTTCTGCAGCAATCTTTGACCAACATAAGCTGAAGTGGATGAATAATGAGTACATTAAAGCAGCGGATCTTGACAGAGTTATTGATCTTGCGTTACCGCATTTAATAAAAGCTGGAAAACTGTCAGAGGACATGGATGATGAAACTCGTCAATGGGCTGAAAATGTGATCTCGCTTTACCGTGAACAGTTACGCTATGGTGCTGAAATCGTTGAACTTACAGAACTATTTTTCCAAAAAGAAATTTCTTATGACGAAGAAGCAAAAGAAGTACTTAACGGAGAACAAGTTCCTGAAGTACTACAAGTTTTCACGGATAAATTGATTCATTTAGAGTCATTTGACAAAGACGCTATAAAAGCGCAATTTAAAGCAACTCAGAAAGAAACTGGCCATCGTGGCAAGAAATTATTTATGCCTATACGTGTTGCGACAACAGGACAAATGCATGGACCTGAACTTCCGTTTGCGATTGAGTTATTAGGTAGAGATATTATACTTAATCGATTGGATAAACTATTGAAAGAAATGGGAGCATAA